ATGACGATGATgttgaggaaaaggagaagggagagggagcaggCGGGAGGGAAATGCAAGGAGGGGAACACTGACTTCCCTCGGGCTGGAGGAACCGAAGTCTCCCCAGCCCACCAGCATTTGTGAAATTTGTTCTATCCATGGAGGTCTGTCCCACTGTGGTCAGGGAGTTGGTCCCTGAGGCCTGTGCAGAGGGCAGCAGAGGGTAGAGCcatgggtggggagagagaagaggcctGGATGCGAGGTTTGGGACAATCTCTCACCATGGGACTTGATGAGTCCTTTTCCTGCAGGGCCTCAGCtttcccatctgtacaatggggtgCTCTCTCCTGCTTTTGGTGTGGTTTTCCAACATCCACTGGGTACCTTCCACGTGCCTGGCCCTCAGCGCCCCCACTCTCGTGAGGGGGAAATAGACAGAGGCCACTCAGAGTGCTGGGGGCTGTGATGGAGGGGAGCCCTGGGGctgtgggagcacagagaagTCAGGGGAGGCTTCCAAGAGGAGGTGTCATCTGCACTGATCCTTGAAGAATGAGACTCTTCCTAGCTTGTCTTTTGCTCACCGACCAGGACAGAGGCCACATGGAGAAGGTGTGTCCATAGAGGTCATACAACTCTGCTTCACCCTGAGGTCGCAGGTGTATGAGGAGTGGCGTGGAGGGAGGAGCAATGTTTCCTGTACAGCCTGGCTCCAAACCCTGTACATATGTGGAGCCTTGAAGTGGCTCTCCCGGGAAAGCCTAGGGAATTGTTTTTCCACTAAAGTTAAgccatttaacatttattgagcacttactgtgcacCCTGATGGTAACTGGAAAAGGGCAATAGACAGTAGGTTTAAACAGGGTTAGTAACTGTTTTGTGAAAAAGAAGACTTCAACCTGCCTGGAGGGTGtcaagagagggagacagaggctgGTGGAAGAGGATGAGGAGGGCATTGTGGTTAAGGGGACACTTGGAAGGAGGCCTTTGAGGGTGGGGGATTTGATAGGCAGAGAGGAGCAGAGTGGGGGGCATCCAGGAGAACACAAGCCAAGGCTTGGGAGCTGGAACGTGTTTAGATGGTTCCGGAGCagtgagagggtggggagaagaggaaggctGGAGGTCTTGTTTGCAGTCAGACCATGAAAAACCTTAAATAGTGGAGTCAGTCCCCAAGAGTCTCAGCGCAGGGCTCAGCTCAGGAGACAactcctcctggaagcctccaGGCCTGTGCGTCACCTGGGCTCCTGTCAAGGCAGCGaccattttgtttttctaggCTATGCCGCTGTCTGGTTCACTGCTGCTCAGGGCCCGTTCCTGAGCAGCTGCCTGGAGCTTTTGATGTTCAGGGGAGTCTGGTCCAGGCCCTCTATGCAGCCCGTGAGCTCCTGAGGCCCAGGGCCAGGCCCAGACCCGGTGTGGTTCCTGTGAGCCTGCGGCTCACTTCCCTGGCCAGGCTGGAGCAAGAGACTGGGGTATCACTGGGCCCCAAATTCCAGAAGATCCAGCCAGTAGatcaaagagggaagaaagctgAGCTGCAGTTCAGAGAGAAAATCCAGGTCAAGAGCCTGAAACCAGAGACACCGTGgtccaggccccaccccaccacagGGAATCCATTTCCAATGGCCTTGGTGAAAGCAGGTCTGGCATCTCCAGGACCTGGTTCATCTCTGATTTGGACCCAGGCAGGCTCTGAGATTGGGGTAGCAGGTGGGaagagagggcagggcagggggcagcCCGTCAGCCCCTGCCtcagccctccccagccccccggcCCCCTGGCTTCAGCTTCTCCAGGGTTCTGCTCACGGTGGACAGGCTGCTGCGGGCTCCTGCGGGAGAGGCCAGGACAGGGCTTGCTGAGTAGACAGGTCCCGGGTCAGAGCCACCCAGAGGGACCCGGGGTCAGAGCAGGCTagaatggggagggagggaggcgcggATGGTCAGAGTGGCCCTTCTGGAGGACAGCAGCATGGTGTGGGTGTTAGAGGCAGGACTCGGGGCTGAAGGCCTGGTTTCTGGACGCACCACTTCCCGGCTGCCTCAcgtaacctccctgtgcctcagttgccCCATATATAAAGTGTGGCTAATTATAGCACCTGCCTCATATGGCTGTTCTGAGAATGAAACAAATtaacatatgtaaagtgcttggcacgGTGTCTGGAATGGAACCTTCTGCTGAGTACTAGGCACTACCACTGGCAGCAGACCCTGAGGGTGGAGGCATCTTTGAGAAACTCTTGCTCTGGCATCTTCCAgtgtgtggggatgggggaggagggagatgccCAGTTTCAGGTACCAGGTCTCAGGTCTGAGAGTTGGATTCCACAATGGGAGAGGAGAGTGAGAAAATAAGCGGGtctaggggagggaagggggcagtgtGGTGCCCTGCTGGGCCTAACAGAGAAACCCTGGGGACCAGAGGAGCTGAGCTCAGCTGGGAACAAGAAGGGTTTTGACTAAGCTCATGGAAGAAATACCCAGTGCTGCTGCCTCCCTGTGATTGGAGAAGTCCCCTCTGCACTTCCCTCAAGGTTTCTCTGGGGCCCCACAGAGCTGTGCACCCAGAGGGGGAAGATGGCAGATGGACTCTGGGATTTCTGGAACTTACCTTCTTTATTACCATTGGCGCTGGATCTTCCTTCTCCGTGGTCTGGCCCTGGCTGGGGGTGGATTCTCAGGCTCCCTGTAGGATGAGACCACCCCAAGCCCCCTGGTTACCAAGCCATTCTGAAATCAAGTCCAGCTTTGGGAAGGGAAGTCCTTCTTGTTGTCTACTCTCCATCCCTGCTGCTGTCTTTGCTCCACTACATTCCTTTACGTCTCCCACATGATCTGAGGTGATCTGGGGAGGGGAGCGAAGGTGGGAGAAATGGGCCCTGGAAGGAGAAGGTGGCAGATTTTTAAGGAGGTGGGGGTCCCGGGGAGACCCAGGGACACGTAGCCCCACAGGATTGATGGAGATGGGAGCACATATGTGGGGAGCTGAGAAGAGGAGGGGAGCTGTACAAGGGTCCTAAGGTCTCACACACAGCCAGTACCAGCAACACACGTGGGCTCGGCTCCACTGCAGAGTGGGCCACAGACTTACAAACAAAGTGTCTCACACAGCCCTTGTCAGGGAGTCTGCTGGGGGCCGGGGAGAGGACTTACCTATGGTAGGCAGGATGTGGTCCAGGTTGAACCGAGCCTTCAGGAAGGGGTAGGCAAAGATGAGGAGCCCTgagaagagagacacagaggggTTCCGTGATGGGGAGGGAGCCTGTTTAGTTTGAGCTGCATGAAGCTGTGGGCTGTGAGCCTGGGGGTGGATTATGGGTGAGCATGGGAGGAACCCGAGTGGCAGGGTTGGGACTGTGGGTGTGTAAATGCagcctgtgagtgtgtgtgtcggGGGTTCCCCAATACCCGGCCCCAGGAGGGGTTGGGGAGCAGTGCCTTCTGCGGAAGGGGCTACAGGCTGGGAAGTCCCAGGCCCCTGGCTCCACATCACCCAGGTGATGAGCAGGtggctttcctccttcccagctggCTGGAAATGGGCCCATTGACACTCCCCAACTCTCTGATGCCCCCCCTCCCCTAGGGACCCCAGGGCAGGACTGGGGGTGCTCCTCAGTGTGCTTCTTTTCGCCCAGACCTGGGGAGGGGGTAGCAGAAGAGCGAGTCCTGCTCTGCCCACTCCCAAGGGTCTGTGGCCCTTGGCCTGAGTTCACAGGTACAGATGCCCAGAGCCCACCAACCTCGTGCTTCTGGTTCTGCTTGTGGCCCAGGGTGGTGGAGTGGGGCGAGGGATGGTACCCAACACCGCTGTGGGGAGGTGAGTGGGACTGGCCCAGATAGACGGATAGATGCCTGGACAGACATACCTGCTGCTGCgacatttgggaaaagaaaaggaagccctCTCTCTGAGCTGGATCCTGTCCTGGCTCAAGGGGGGCCCCACAGAGAACTCTGTCCTCTTCCACCTGCCCCCCATCAACTCAGCCCCAACAGGCTTATGAGTCCCAACACTAACCCAAGAGCCCAGGGCTTGGGACTGGGAGCGGAGCTGGAGCAGCCCAAGAGGAGTGGTCGCCAGCTCCTCCTCCACATCTCCTGGCCCCTGCAGCGTGCTGTGGGAATCTCACCCcaatctccctctccctccccctacccccatgGCTGCCTTGCTCACACCTCTCGCTTCTATCCTCCCCAACCAAATTCCTGATGACCCAGCTCTTCCCTCCATTTCTCGTTCACCTGACCATGGCCCCAGCTCCCTCTCCGAGCCCAGCACCTGCTCACCCAGAGCAGCGGCACCAATAAAGATTCCGCCCACAGCAGCTGCAGCTTTGGACACGGAGACACCAATGATGATGCTGCCGGCCACCAGGCCGAGGGCCACGCAGGCCAGCTGCAGGCAGCGGAAGTCTCTGCTGCTGATGGGGATGTCCATGCAGGCCCAcccggggcacagtctccagccAGCGGAGCCTTTTCCCCTGAAGAGCCCTGGAGGTCTCAGTCCTCTCGGATGTCTCCTTGCTGGAGCTCCACCTTTAGGGAGGGAGTTTCTGGGCAATAAGGTTCTGGGCTGGTAACCCTTGGCTTTATCTGCAACCCTATCCGACAATAGTCTTAGCTAGGATCTCTCCCACGTCGCCCCAGCTTACTCTTCCTCCCCTAAAGGCCCCTGAAGCTGGAAGCCACTCTCGGGACTTCTGCCTGGTCACATCCTGCCTTGGCTGCCAGAGTTCTGGAGAGCTGGGACTGCCCCACGGGGTCCTCCCCTGCCAGCCTCCTCTCGGGAGAGCTCAGCCCGAGCTCCCCTGCCCAGGAcctcctgccccagctccctGGAGCCTACTCAGCTGCCACTGAGCCTCGGCCTATTAAAGTTTAAAGCaatggaggtgggaggggcgGTGGTCCAGAGGACATGGCTTCCTCAGAGATGCAGGCAGCAGGAGGTGCTGAGTTATTTATGAGGTCGCAATGTGATCTGCTGCCCACAGGCCCACTAGGGCAGTCAGCCCAGGTTCCACTGTTGGTCCTGGACGGGGCAGGATGAGCGGGTAGCTTCACATGCGGCTCGGCAGCCAGAGATGTGAGGAGACTCCTTGGCCACATGCTCAGGACCCACTCTGCTGTCCGTTTGGTTGGAGGTGCACCTGGGGGCCTCTGCTTGGGGACTCAGAGACGGAGGCATGGAAGGAGACCTGGACGAGGCTCAGGAGACAGGAACAGCGACAGGGAcaggaggaggagtgggagagggtcCTTCCAAGTCCCCTCGCTAACCccgcctctcctccctcctcccccctcccatcAACCTCTGGGCCCCCAGGCAGGGCTGAGAGGTCCTAGTTTGAGGACGATCTCAGGCGACCCTCTTCTCCTCAGGTAGGCTTCCTTTCAGTTGCCAGTGGGCTGAGAAGGTGAGCCTTCCATCTGCCCTGGGATCCCTGGCGGGGGGCTGACAGGGAAGAGCAGTGGTGGGTGCAGGGGTGGGAGGAAACACATGCAAGCTAGGGGGCTAGGGCTGGGAAGAGGAACTGGCAGGGGCTGGGTGTCAGCAGTTGGGGTCAGGAGACGGGGACAAGGCTGGCGCCTCCTGACCTCCGGGCTGAGCTCTGCCCAGCCTGTCTGACCTACTTGCAGAAGCCACCAAGTCAAGGCCGGGCAGCAGTAACCCAGCCCAGCCCGGCCCCGCACCCCAGTGCCCGCCCTCATCACTAATTGCATTCTCTGGCCCTTAATGAATCAGCACAGTTCCCAGGGTCCCATCACCAGCCCCACTGGCCTCTCTTTGGATCTCCCATCTCTCCCCTCCATGTCTGCCGTCCGATGCAGCCAGGCCCAAGGCCTCTGGCCTCCACCTGCCTCCACAGCTCCTCCTGCCACACACCCCCCACCTGGGCCTTCTCCTCTGTGGCCCTTCTGCTGAGTGTGTACCTGGCCTCTGCCATCTGGAGAAGTCTCATTCTGCAGGACCCTGCTTGGGCAGCCCCAACTCTGCAGAGCCATTCCTGATGGCACCTGAGTGGCTGCATCCCCACACTGAAGTGCCTGCCACCTGTCCCTACGCTCTGTCTCCTCTGTAGACGGTGAGCCCCCTGAGGGCAGGTTCAGGGAGTGAGCACCACTGAATGGATAGAGGGCACCTGGGCTGGGCTTCTGGACACAAGGACAGAGCTCGGGGAGGGCTTGGACCTGTACGACCACCTCGGGTTGGCAAAGAGGAGGGCCGCGGGCACCATGGGACCTCTGTCTCTAACAGGAGGCTTTCCTGGGTGGGGGTAGGGGTCTGGGAAGGCCAGGGTCATCTGACTGAGCTTCAGCTGAAGGAAGGCCCTGTCAGGAAGCTGGAGTGAGGCCTGGGCGGGGACACGTATGAACTCAAAGGTGTGAAGAGAGGAGGGGTGACCACAGAGCACCGATGGGCCCCAGGGCCATGTTCCCGGCCCCATACGAGGAAGGCCCTGGAGGTGGGCATCCCAGCCACAGCTGCTGCTGCCAACATCCCCTGTGCCTCTCGCCAGGATGAGGTCTGATTATTCCTCTAATTAGGCATCAAATGACAGCCCATGTCTCTGTCACACATAATTTATCCCCCACTGACTAGTTTTAGAAGGAGCCATCAAAATAGTTGTCCATGAAAACGTGTTCCTGAGACATGAAGCTTTGGGAACCTGAACACCCTCCACAACGCCCCCAGCCCCTATTAAGTGTCTGCGTAACTCTGGCCCGGCAGGGCCTGTGCCGGCTCCTCTCCTGCTGTCAGGCTGAGGGCGACGCTCCCAAAccatcagcaagacagaggctcCCCGGCCACCTCTCCGAGGTGGGAACCTTGCACTGTGCGCCTCACTTTGCTCATCTGGtgaatggggatggggatggcAGGGGCCACAGTCAGGGATACCTGTGCATTGTGAGTTTCAGATTCCAGACACCCTGACCTCTAAAAGCTGGAGACAAATTCTAAATTAGAGTTTCCTTTGACACTGTAAATCTCTCAGGGCACAGAGGCAGAGCAGAGCATATGGAGGAGAGACACATTAAGCCACCGTCAGTTACAAGATCACAGAACCTCCCAGCTCCTTTCCagaacagatggggaaaccgagacatggggaggtggaaggaCGGCTTCAGAGTCCATGATGGAACCCAACGTCCAGATTCCCCGCTCAGCTGGGAAGTACGCTAGCACATCTCTAAATTATCTTATTTGAGGTGGGAGGAATTGGCAACCCCATCATCAGAGGGAGACATGGTGTTCAGAAGAATCAGTCAAGGCCTGCATCGTTCCCGCATTGACAGGAGTGTCACTAAAGGCTACTGGAAACTTGTGACACCTGCTCCTCTGTTGATTACAAATGTAGAGAGGGAGGCTTGCCAATTCTTTCCTCAATACTGGCCATACCAGCTCTGAAAAAGAAAGTGCATGCTTGCCCTTGGGTGATGAGCTTACTGTCACAGGTGGATGAGATGGGAGCCCAAGGCTCTAGAGCCTGACCACCCCACACTTCCCCATCCCCAAGCTCAGAGCCCTCCTAGCTGAAGCCTCGGCCCTCCAGGCCCCCGGATCCAGAGTGTGGCTAGGCCGTGAGTCACTGCTGAATTCTGTCACAAAATCTCTTTGACTGGGAGGCCAGGGCTGGAGGGTGCCTGCCTATGCTCTTTCCTTCCCGGAAGCACCAAATCCAAGGgtggcatgggggtggggaggaagagtgGGTGAAAAGGCCTCAGCTTGGTTTAGTTCTGTTTATTTTCCTTGAGGGATGAGGACCCTGGAAAAGAGTTTGATTAATTCACCGATCCCCTGGGGGACAGGCAGCTTTCCCGGACTGTTTGGAAGCTGAAGTCGGGGAAGTGGCTTCCAAGGCAACTGCTACCATGGCAACAAGAGTGCCAGCCGTTGGGGGGACCTTGTTTCTCGCTGCTCCCGTCAGACCTCAGCAGCTGGAGCAGTTGGCGTGGGACTAGGGCACTGCTGTTCACCGAGCTGGATCTGGAGAGGGGCAGTCAgccagaagggaggaggggcccTCAGAGCTCAGGCAGGTGGACACTTGGAGGGAGAAAGACTCCATCCCTGTACCTGAGCCCCCAGATGGAGCTCAGACAGGAGTCCTCAGGGTCCACTTGAATCAGGATGGGCTGGGGCTGAGGCCTGCCGAGACTGGATTTGAGGCAAGAAGCCTGAGGTCCAGGACACTTCAGCCCTCTCCTAAGGGCAGCCCGCATGTGAGCCCTAGAGCTGGGGCTCTGGCTGCCACAGTTCCAGGCCCCAGAGCCTCCCTCAGCACGTCTGCCTCTGCCCAGCACAGCCAGGCACATGGCCTGGtccccagaaagggcaagggactTCCCAAGGTCACCTAGTGAACAGTGGTAGAGGAAGGACTAGGACCCAGGGCCCCAGCCCCCAACCTGGCTCTTCCTGTGGCATAACAGCTGCCCCGTGGGGACAGGGACCCCCGTCAAGACGGACAGAGCAGCCTGCCAGCAGGAGGATCCCACAAAGGGCCAGAGGCCAGCCCCGTGTGGAAAGGCCAGACACATCTCCACCCACACAAGCCAAGAAAAAGGTTTTCTTCATCTCCATCACTGGGGCCCAGTTGAGCAATTCTGCCCCAGGAGACAACAATAAAACTAAGTACAACCATCACGGCTactgtaatatttattgagcacttactatgtgtgcTTGGAACTGCTCTAAacactttacatttattaatttgtaacTTTCACAGTACCACCACGAGGTAAGCACTAGCCTCCCCAATTTTTGGTTTAAGAAACTGAGACCCTCAGagattatgtaacttgcccagggcCCAAGGCCAGtaagtggaagagctgggatttgaacccaggtagcaCAGCTCTGGGTATCAGGTCTCTCTGGGAAGAATTCCAGTTCTACCTTCCTAGCTCTACAGCTGTGGGCaagctatttttttcctttttctgcttgGTTTTTCATGTTAAGTGGGGTAAAATAGCACCTTACCTCATATAACtgctctgagaattaaatgagataatgcctgtGAGCTTCTCAGAAAGTACTTGTTACTTAGTAAGTGCACAATAATGCCAGCAAAACTGAAGTAGGCACAGTAGCATTTAAGCAGAGCTGTGGATGAGAGAGGCCTTGCCAGGTGGACCTGGGGAGTGGGATGGGTGGAATACTCGGTCCAGGAAGCTCCTGTAAGTCACATCCCTGCTGGGCCAACCTGGAGGATTGACCAGGGTGGGGTTGGAGTCCAGAGACAAGTCACACCCTGgttcccagtccccagggacAGGGAGACTTTGGGTCAAAAGGCTCAGATTCTGCAGGCCAATTTATCCAGCCCATCCCACACCGGGTAGATGAAGAAGGGACATGAGGATGGTAAGGGTTCCTGCAAAGGAAGGACCATCAACAAAAAGTATGTCCTCGTTGACATGGAGGATTCACAGTGTAGAACACCTGGCAGCCTGGCCCATGACCTGCCCCCACAGGGAAGAGCCCCGCTCCCCATCTGGGCTCTCTGCTCCCCCAGGGAGCAAAGTTGGCAGCAGCGCCCAGTCTTCTGCCCTGACACTCAGAGCTCCCTCTGCCACCTCCTTGGGAATTTCTAAAGGCGCTCCCCATACAGTgctctgagtctggttctgaggATTACTAAGGCAACGCGCACAGAAGCCTTCTGCTCGAAGAACATGAGGACTGTGGATCGAGGCGGCATCTTTCTTTGTTGCCAACTCTGGCAGGACAACCACAGTCCCAGGCACACGATGGAGCCTCAAGAAAGGCTTAGTGCTGCTTCAGACAGACGGGACTCTGCTCCACTTGggtgggtgggctgggctgggtaCAGGGCACGCCTGTTAAAGTGCTTTTTGAAGCCAGCTTGCGTGATGGTTGCTGACACGGCCTCTTCCACTGGATAGGGAGAGCCTAAAAGGCAGAGGCTGTTTCCCACTTATCTCTGGGTCCTGGCACAGAAAAGGAGATCGACAAATGTTTGATGAATTTCATTTCCTCACCTAAAAAAGAGAAGCAATGATCTCTCCTTCACCTTGTGTTATGGATCCTCTGAAGTGCTATATTCAGAGGTCTCGACAAGGGGCACCCCCACTCGGCTGGACCCAGCCCCTCTCTAGAAGGCCTGTCTCCTCCTCAGGGTTGCAGGTAAAGAAAGGACCACCAGGAAGGCACTagaatttaaaacagttttattaaaataagCACAATGCATAATAGCATCCTTGTGTTGTAAAAACATCTGACATATGCAAATCGATTTTCTTAGATAACTAAGCAGCTCAGCTGATGCTCAGCTATCAGCTCCCCAGCAGAAGGCACCACATGGCTCAGACCAGGGTGGCTGGGCAGCCTCCGGACTGGCTCCACAGCAGGCACAGAGCTCCTCAGTGCCCCAGACCTGCGCTGCCCTCCACACCGGGCTCGAGGAAGGAAGCAGCAGACACACTGGTCTCTAAGTCACTCATCATCTGAACAGCTTAAAACCAGTTAGAGTAATAGGAAATAGCTCATTAAAACCTTCCAAATGCATGGAAGTTCAGGAGAGAAGAGTGAACCCTAAGAGCTCTGGAAAGTCCATGGGCTCACAGTGGGAGTTTAAAGTCTCATCTTTGTCGGAAGAGCACGGTTAGAAAAAATGCCAAATATTGTAAAAAAAACGAAATGATACTGACTTTAGCAGCAATCCCAAACAAGGAAGAGGATGATAAATGACGGACACATTTTGGTCATGGCAAAGAAAGATTATGTGCTTCTCTGCGCTATCGACTGGAAGACTGATCTGGCTTCCTGAATGCAGAAGGCTCCCTGCCCTTCCCTGAATTGAGGGGATGGCTTCGCTCAGCCAAGGGGGAGGACGTCCGGAGGACAGAGGAAGGTGGAAGGACCGCCAGAGGGGGGTGACAgtgcagagagagggaagagccTCTGTCAACTGACGCTTCTCAAGGCTGGCTCCCTGAAGGCCGCAGCCCCAGCCAGTGAGAGCGGGCTGGATCCTCGATCCGCAGGCGGGTGAGCAGGTGGGCAGGAGCCCAGTAAAGAGATGTCCCTGCCGCAGGCGATTATGCAAAGTGACAAGTGATAGCTTCCCTTTCAAAGACAACCCCTTCGGAAAAAGCTTTTTCCTTGAGGACTCTGGGGAAAGGAGGACGAGAGCCTCTGGGGATGAAAAGGCCTGGATGCAGCCGCAGAGCAGGCCCCTCACAGGTTTCCAGTGGGGCAAGGCCTGGGGCCCGGAGTGGGTCAGAGCGCTGTGGGTGTCGGGCTCAGTTGCGTGTCTCCACTGCGGCCTGCCTGGGCCAGCGCCCTCCGGCGGGCCAGGCGTGActtggagggaggggaaagcTTCACGGAGCAGAGGCCCTCAGCCAGCACCTCTGACTCCTTCGCCAGTTCATTCTCCTcgtgctgagacagctggcggttaaGGGCGATGGCCTCGGCCGCAAAGAGCGTCAGGTCCATTGTGCTGCTATTTCTGCAGGGATCGGGGgagcagagaagagagggaggcagggctcAGCGGGGTCCGCCAGCCAGCTCCTCGACACCCGCACCAGTTGCTGCAGTTCTATGCTCCCACTGGATTTTTCTGA
Above is a window of Balaenoptera acutorostrata chromosome 1, mBalAcu1.1, whole genome shotgun sequence DNA encoding:
- the KNCN gene encoding kinocilin; the encoded protein is MDIPISSRDFRCLQLACVALGLVAGSIIIGVSVSKAAAAVGGIFIGAAALGSLRIHPQPGPDHGEGRSSANGNKEGARSSLSTVSRTLEKLKPGGRGAGEG